TTAAATTTTAGAGCTGCAATCATTTGCCCACAAACGGGTGCAGAGGTGTTCTCTGGGTTCTCCTCCGAGAATTCACGTGAATTTACGAAAGGAAGTGGGTGGCCATTACCGCTTGAGAAATCAAAACAATCCGCCTTCACTAATTTCGTGCATAGCAATATTGACAAACCTTTGAACATCGTAGTTGACATCAAGTAAGTTGCACTCGACACCCTCACATCTCTTAATCTTGATTGAACCTTTTATATTTAGGTTTAAAAACTCACTTTTCGACCCACTTAGTTATCTGCCAGATGTTGAACGTGCGTGTCGGAGTCaaagaattgaaaacaatTGTATAAAATTTGTAAATGATTATTACAAGAACTCTTTAGATATACCAAACCTAGACCTTCTCCGAGCACAGGTGGGTTCTGTTCAGCTTCTTGATTTCTAGATTTAGTTccgatttattttcattcttaagATTTTTAGGACGACAAGTTTTCCATGCATCggctagtttttcttttcgggtGTGATCGTGTAGAAAAGGAGTGTTTCGAAGATCAAGCAGATGAGCACAACTTGAACCTCGTTAGAAGCGTACGTTtgttattttgtgttttgGAAGCAAACTTGTTGTTCGGGTTGGTTGAATAAAGCAGTCTTTGCTCAAGAAGAGTATTTACGGCTCCTTATCTGCAGTGTCATGGCGAGCCATCTCAGAAAACCGTACCATATCAGCTGGGACAAAAATTTGTCTTTGCATTGATAAATCTCATATTGTAGTGAAGGGAATTTCCTGGTAATCTCCCACATCGTTTTAGACTTTTGCTCACGTTTACTTCGAACGGGTACTGATGAGAGAAGTGCAGTATTTTGAGGACTTCATATCTTTGCTGGAAGGTATCGGACAGGCACATATCCCTCCACTGCGCAAGGAAATTGAACGTTTCATATGCAGAGAAGTGATGTCGGTAAGATCATTTGCTATTGTTTTAAAGAGTCTCGATTTTGAGtctaaacaaataagaagATGCTCGAAAATTTTGGGAAAGTTCATCAGGAACTTGTTGTAAGGTACTATTTCTTACAGCACTGATCACTATACAGTACAACTGATTTTCTGGTACTACACCAGGAAACCTACTAGTATTTTGACGATACCATATACTATTAACTCTGAATGGTTGAGCATGAAAGTCTTTGGAACTAAAATACAGATGTTGAGGTTCAATCTGAAGTGGTGTTGACAAAACAGCAGCGATACCTAATCATTAGATTTTTTGTCTACATTTGCTTTCAACTCGCTAACAAGAACtagtaaaatataaacaatatgTTTCTTCTCTAGTTTAGATGGCGTCTACCAGAaccatattttttgaaagttgacGACCTCATTTGTAGCAGACGCATCACGAAGAAGTTCTAAAAACTTGCAAATCAATGAAGTTAGTGCTCGTGTGCAatataaaataagaagaaatgttggaaaatcCATTTCTTTTGATAATAATTCTTTCTTTAATGATGTCATTATACGCTACTGAATTAACTTAAAATTTCCACTTCTGGGTTATCGAACGGAGAAATGCATTCAAAAATAGCAGATAATCGGTACTCCTCCTCTAAATATCAACGAAAAGTtcaatcgatcaataattTGTAAAGTTTGTCCGCTGCAATGAAGCCATACATGTCGGTTTCAGTTTCCATTTCCCTGCTGCTCCGAATTGGGGTCCAGCCTATTGAAAGCAAGAAATAGCATCATGACAAACAATTATAACCAGAATTGTAGCTGCCACAACTTgtgtttacttttgtttttcagattGAAGTATTTTCAGGAATCCTCTGAATTGGACTTTACCAAGAAAATGCTGCTTCTGGCTGAACGTTACTCCCTGGACGTCTTGAAGATGGTGGCTAGTGGTGTTTTAGTGGATCAAATAATTGCGCACtcgaatcctcctggagagCTAGTCAATATTTCATATGAGCTGAAACGAATGGCTAGCGAAATAAATGACAGGTGAGTACAAGCTTGTAATCCGTTATTGGATTTGGAAGCTAATTTTACTATTTAGTGTATAAATTAACattcttcaaaacaattgCTTGCGTTTTTCGTATGCTATATCCCATCTGAAAcggcatgattttttttggaagtgcGAGCGAATATGGTCATTTACATCTTTTTCAGAAGATTGAATGACTCCTTTTTGCTACTGTTTTTTCGAACCTTGAAGCTCCATCATAGAAGTTATTGAAGCACGGAGTGCTCATATTGCTCATATTTGGTCGTATTATTATTCTCGAGTTTCCATAGTTtagtaattgaaaaaaaagatgattatGCTACACCATTAGATTTTCCGTGCTAGATTCTTTACTACACTTCGAAATGACTCATAACTAGGAATTTTTGCGTTCCACACTTTTCTAGCTGCTGCATATTTCTTGACAAATTCAACTAGTTTAAacctttctggtttttttctacataaatGTTAGCTATGTATGAAAGCAAGGCTAACATAAATACTGTTTCTCATTctgttaaaataaaaacatggaaCTGTAATTGTGCAAACAATCACTGATTTCTGTGCTTGGGAAAAGTGTTACAcgtttcaacaacaaaattcaACCACacaatgccaagattcaaagagaGACGAACTTgggttttatttttgaatagtgAATTAATATCTAATGTAATGCttcatgtatatatatatatatatatatatatatatacatatatatatatatatatatatatatatatatatatatatatatatatatatatatatataagttttactattttctttgttgtttcatTCATCCACTCAATTACCTTCAGTCTTCCTGCCGACCCATCAACACCAACAGAAGAAGTACTCGTTGGCTCGGTCGTTGAGGACCTACAGTCTCTCACAAGGCGAGTTCGGCGAGTTTCACTCTCGCATTCTCCTTCATCGTCCACTtcaagcccttcttcttctccgcCTGGAGGGGCAACACCTACTGACGATTCGGCCCTTTCTCCCGCACCGACTGTACCGGGAGCTCGTCCGTTTGACCCTGCAGTGACTCCAAGTCGATTCAAAAGAATCGAGCTTGCATGAACCTTCTTCGATATAAGGTCAATCGTAAGCAACAGTTGCCAACGAAAAGTCACATTTCTTTTGACGATGCCACGTTctgttctctttcatttttaatttcgaGAATTGTATGCGTTTTTCTCTGCGACAATCAGGTAGACATCGACCTCTACTTTTGTCGATGTACAGTTGTTACGGTGTTTGTCGATATGACGGCACTCTTTGTTACAAGGTTCACCGGTACTCAGTCATTATTCACTCTTTGGGGACGATTTGTGTACAGTTTCCTCCTAATTTCTTAGTTGTGATAGCTCGACTCCTCCATCTTTTGAAGTAAGTTTTGGTGATACTGGCGAACGTGCAACCCTGTATGTGTATATTGCTTCGTCCTGGCGTGGAATTCGGTGTATATTCCGCACgggtttttcttcctatttcgCGTACGCGTCATGTGCATTTAGTGCCTCTTGCGAAAATGCGTGCTCTTTCGCAGAATATCGTGTCTGTTAGAGTGTTAGTTGGCCTAGTCCCTTTTGGGGAAGGGTTACGCATTTATTTTATGACATGGCTTCAATTATCTGTTTACTAGTTCTCGTATCCTTCATATGCCATGACATTGTGGACAGTGTATTGTACTTCTTGAGTGTGTTTGTTCcattttctactatttctaTGTGTGTCTCGTCCTGGCATGTTGTCATTCTGTTGGGTGAGTAACAACTTTAGAACTGGTCATTTCAAGATTCTACGTAATTGTAATAATCGAGTTTTATTCATGCGAATTTTGTTTGAGTTCTATTAATTAGAATAGTCATGTTTTCTGTACATAGATGCATTTTAATCGATTATTGCGTTGTTACATTAAGGATTGTCGTCTGTGAAATTATGCTATTGAGACACTGATCCTATGGCTTCTCAAATGCTTTCGCTCGACTGATagttttttatatatattttgataaatatattctttcaattttttttcctgggggTCTTCTACACGGTGAGAGTGTGCGACGACTAATAAACCAGCTAAACTGTGTGCATGAAGGGAAACActtcgcttttctttttttgtgggaaTCACCTTAAGTACCTGTATGAGTTTAGTTCATTATACACctgattaaataaattatccCTTCTTGAATGCGGGATTCTTCGAGAGGTGATCCATGAAGCAGTCTCGGATCTCGTTGAAGGACTCGACGCAGAATAGGTAGTCGAGGTAATTGGTGGGGACACCATCGTGCGCTGAGCAGTATTCAAGACATTTTCCTTCAACGCCCTTCGACTAAAATATCAGAATTAAAGATGATTCAGGGTTCAGTTACTAGGGATTTCTCACAGatactttttaaagaaatactcATGAAGGTAATTCTCATATGATTTCTCAATTGACTTGATCATAAAATTATGTTAATTACCTTACAACATTCGGTGTGATCATGACGTAAAGAAGCGCAATCCCACATATTTCCGACAGTAGGCCCACGTTCCGAGCAAGTGGAGAGATAGTTGAGAATCTGAATATATTGATGCCTTAGatggatttatttgtttttaatttatagTCCATGAAGGAAATACGTTGAATACATCTGAAATAGTCATTGATCATATAACGATTGAAACATGGggattcgattgtttcatttAGTGTTGGACTTGCTGTTATAACGAATTCCCTGATCATTTTGTTACAGTGCCTCTACTCTATTTATTGGcagcatttttattattatttgtttcgtTTGGCTGTTCGAATTGAAATGGATCTATacattattacattacattagcATTCACAACAACGTTAGAAAGACACAACTAGAATGGTGccaagaattttgaattttctttttgctacGTAATATTTGACGATACTAATGTCACGCTTTGATCGTACAACGTGTATTAgtagagaagaaattaaaaatagacGAAATAGCAAGGAAAGAACTTACGTTAGTTTGTGAAATAGCGTTAAAATCACAGAATTTGTTCACGCATTCCTTGTCCGCTTGTTTAAGAGTCGCACAACATTCCTTCAACTTCTCGTTGGGTGTCTTACTGAGCGAAACGGCAAATGCCACACTCAAGGCTACGGCCACCCGCAGCAttatcatgaaaaaaattcattgagaAAACAGATTCTTGATTGAAGAGCAGGAGAGGATTCGAAGGGGACTTTATGCGATTAAAAGTACAGAGTTGGGATAGGAGGCGATGAAAGGATTGGATGCGCTTATCTACGTCTATCTGGGTCATATCATCGTTGAATAATGGATTGCTGCCTGCGAAAAGATGGTCAATGGGTCGAACAGCACTTTTCAAGGCTATGCATCTATCACTGAAGTCTTTCATTGATAGGTAGACTAAATCGGTGCCacacaaatatttgaaagctGTATAAACACACATAAGTAGGGTGATTAGCGGTTATTCTATTTGAATGAGGCAGTTGGTTGCCCTCCGAAATGATGATCAACGGATCGAATAGCCTTTTTCAAGCTTATCCTACCcattattcaaattttatccATACTCCATAAATAAATCAGCGCCATGGTAATGTTAAATAATTCGAGTTACTAGTGATTGCGTTATGGAAAAGAACGGACGCTAAGAAGCGACTTACGATCCGTAAAATTCTGTCGCAACTAGATAGCTGTTCGATTAATTTTGAAGCATAGAATCGAACTTTTGTGATGGTTCAGTGCTCAGGTGATTGATTCATCAGGGATTGAGTTTTCCTAGGCTTTGTTATATTTAACTGTTTTTTAAGGCATCGGTTTGATCTTTAGAAGGTGTGAGAAGGGTTCTACGTGAACCCCTTCACGACCTTGATTTGTCACTTTTGTTCCGCATTTTTTAGACTTAGCACTGACCTGCCAATAATTCAGTTATCATGAATactatttttaattgtttgtgCTTTTAATTAGTGTTTTTCTTACcaactgctgcagttttgTTGTATTTTGTCTGCGTTTTGCTGCAcaattcatagaaaaaaaaggtttacaAGTTAGCAAATTTACTTGTAAATGAAGCGTAATTGGCAGCCTCGTTGATTGGACTAGGTAGAAGCTGCAGACTTGTCAAAcgatttgtatttttcaaatagaatTCTGCACTTTATTTTGAGTGGAGTTTTaatgcatttttattttagtactATGGATGTCTTCTCTACTGATTGGGACCTTGTTATCCTAAATTGACAACTGCAGAGTAGCCGTGAATGTCTTATTGTTCAGTTCTCATTGCtataaaatattagaaaatctACCGAGAGataaaacctttaaaaattctaaGCCATAGCGATTTGCTTCCATCGAGCGATTTTCGCAGTTGTatgaaaaatgtaaacaatATTTCCTGAAGGTTTTTGCGTCTAAAGTTGATAgatatttcaaaatcattttgaattttttagaaCTAGTCAAGAGAGGAGGGGACAGCTCGAAGAAAATCGTAGTATTGAGAACAGAGACAATTTCGGCCGAGTCGAGATATTAACACTGTTCTGTTCTTCCCAAAGTCACATTTAAATACCCATTTTCAAAGTggattgttattttttgcaaagagGCTATCTGCATCATAATAAAGCGGATCGAATTTGGAGAAACTCGAAAGTGGTCACTACTAGCCCGAGACCGAGAAGGAAATGATGGCGAAAAATACGGATGAAGATGATATAGAGTTGCGGAGCGGGTCTGAACGTCCAGCGGTTCGGCCACTTGAAATGTTCTATAGACAAGATAATTAATGAGTGGTTCTGGAGCACTCAGCGAGACAGAAAATTTCcgaatttttattattgagCTCTAAACTCTGTCATTCTTGGGGAGAGTTAATAAGTCTTGCGCAGAAGAAGTAACATCATTTATAAGcagctgaatttttttcacatcctTCATTATTGGTATTCCAAAAGTGCAGGATCAAAGCAGCACGTTGAGACAGAAGCACGAATCGAAAATACCATGAGTAATAATATATAGACAGAGCAAAATGTCGGAGTAAAGAGAGGGATTCTCAGTCCTTTAAGTTGTCCCTGAAactttcaggaagaaaacaaaattagatATCTAGCATTGCAGCCGAACGAGGTCCTCAGAGTGCGATGAGGAGCAACCGTAGCAGCTGCGAGTTCTCTGTGAAAAGATAGATCTCGGTCAGCCGTTGTGACTAAAGATTATCGTTGAAATTCTGCCAGACACATCTTCCATTGTTGAATACGAGTTCAAAAGCAGTAATTTTATAGAACTTTCGTGCGAAGATCGCATCTGCAGCTTGTTTTCTGTagtgc
The Necator americanus strain Aroian chromosome I, whole genome shotgun sequence genome window above contains:
- a CDS encoding hypothetical protein (NECATOR_CHRI.G2127.T1), producing MLRVAVALSVAFAVSLSKTPNEKLKECCATLKQADKECVNKFCDFNAISQTNILNYLSTCSERGPTVGNMWDCASLRHDHTECCKSKGVEGKCLEYCSAHDGVPTNYLDYLFCVESFNEIRDCFMDHLSKNPAFKKG
- a CDS encoding hypothetical protein (NECATOR_CHRI.G2126.T1), with the protein product MSKIDQPLQVLASTSSHRDDFISFQYTWPLKICKRLLENSEAIVLNVSPAFSTAYNGVQFTWALRLSDECVVSTCESASVPSVRQVLVLLYYKDGPCSDVTVEEAKAAIICPQTGAEVFSGFSSENSREFTKGSGWPLPLEKSKQSAFTNFVHSNIDKPLNIVVDIKFKNSLFDPLSYLPDVERACRSQRIENNCIKFVNDYYKNSLDIPNLDLLRAQDDKFSMHRLVFLFGCDRVEKECFEDQADEHNLNLVRSTFAHVYFERVLMREVQYFEDFISLLEGIGQAHIPPLRKEIERFICREVMSESSELDFTKKMLLLAERYSLDVLKMVASGVLVDQIIAHSNPPGELVNISYELKRMASEINDSLPADPSTPTEEVLVGSVVEDLQSLTRRVRRVSLSHSPSSSTSSPSSSPPGGATPTDDSALSPAPTVPGARPFDPAVTPSRFKRIELA
- a CDS encoding hypothetical protein (NECATOR_CHRI.G2126.T2), encoding MSKIDQPLQVLASTSSHRDDFISFQYTWPLKICKRLLENSEAIVLNVSPAFSTAYNGVQFTWALRLSDECVVSTCESASVPSVRQVLVLLYYKDGPCSDVTVEEAKAAIICPQTGAEVFSGFSSENSREFTKGSGWPLPLEKSKQSAFTNFVHSNIDKPLNIVVDIKFKNSLFDPLSYLPDVEHIPNLDLLRAQDDKFSMHRLVFLFGCDRVEKECFEDQADEHNLNLVRSTFAHVYFERVLMREVQYFEDFISLLEGIGQAHIPPLRKEIERFICREVMSESSELDFTKKMLLLAERYSLDVLKMVASGVLVDQIIAHSNPPGELVNISYELKRMASEINDSLPADPSTPTEEVLVGSVVEDLQSLTRRVRRVSLSHSPSSSTSSPSSSPPGGATPTDDSALSPAPTVPGARPFDPAVTPSRFKRIELA